In a single window of the Nocardiopsis composta genome:
- a CDS encoding DUF418 domain-containing protein: MPATRRSLAPDLARGFMLLVIATVHAHMFRLATTGEGYALDGALDVAVTACMALFAENRGYPMFAALFGYGLAQIYLRRTAEGREWPWVRRLLRRRGRWLVAIGIAHTVLLFFGDIISVYGLIALLFAGVLRFTDRRLLTHAFAWMAVGSLVYALVNNVAFGAAKGEAQGAEATPLTDMVMRLVTLPFFWPLMIGISVFPFMVGIWAARRRLLEEPERHRALLRKAALFGIGAAVLGGIPQALINVEVWAPSAVVATGVFWVHLLVGYAGGFGYASAIALIALRMGERRGPVVAALAATGQRSMTCYLLQSVAWAVLIPPYMLGIAGSLTDAQAVGVGAAVWLGTVVLADLMRRAGFKQGPAEWFLRRMTYGRPAAAPVEGARAG, encoded by the coding sequence ATGCCCGCCACACGCCGCTCACTCGCCCCCGACCTGGCCCGCGGCTTCATGCTGCTGGTCATCGCCACCGTGCACGCGCACATGTTCCGCCTGGCCACGACCGGGGAGGGGTACGCCCTCGACGGTGCGCTGGACGTCGCGGTCACCGCCTGCATGGCGCTGTTCGCGGAGAACCGCGGCTACCCGATGTTCGCCGCGCTCTTCGGGTACGGCCTCGCCCAGATCTACCTCCGCCGCACCGCCGAGGGGCGGGAGTGGCCCTGGGTCCGCCGGCTGCTGCGGCGGCGCGGGCGCTGGCTGGTGGCGATCGGCATCGCCCACACCGTGCTGCTGTTCTTCGGCGACATCATCTCCGTCTACGGACTCATCGCACTGCTGTTCGCCGGGGTACTGCGCTTCACCGACCGGCGGCTGCTCACCCACGCCTTCGCCTGGATGGCCGTCGGCAGCCTCGTCTATGCGCTGGTCAACAACGTGGCGTTCGGCGCAGCGAAGGGGGAGGCCCAGGGCGCCGAGGCGACCCCGCTGACCGACATGGTGATGCGCCTGGTCACGCTGCCGTTCTTCTGGCCGCTGATGATCGGCATCTCGGTCTTCCCGTTCATGGTGGGCATCTGGGCCGCCCGCCGCCGCCTGCTGGAGGAGCCGGAGCGGCACCGCGCCCTGCTGCGCAAGGCCGCGCTGTTCGGGATCGGCGCCGCGGTGCTCGGCGGCATCCCGCAGGCGCTGATCAACGTCGAGGTCTGGGCGCCCTCTGCGGTGGTCGCGACCGGGGTCTTCTGGGTGCACCTGCTGGTCGGCTACGCCGGCGGCTTCGGATACGCCTCGGCCATCGCGCTGATCGCGCTCCGGATGGGCGAGCGGCGCGGCCCGGTGGTCGCCGCGCTCGCCGCCACCGGGCAGCGGTCGATGACCTGCTACCTGCTCCAGTCGGTGGCCTGGGCGGTGCTGATCCCGCCCTACATGCTGGGCATCGCCGGGTCGCTCACCGATGCGCAGGCGGTCGGCGTGGGCGCCGCGGTCTGGCTGGGCACGGTGGTCCTGGCCGACCTGATGCGCCGGGCCGGCTTCAAACAGGGGCCCGCCGAGTGGTTCCTGCGCCGGATGACCTACGGCCGCCCGGCCGCCGCCCCCGTCGAAGGGGCCCGGGCGGGCTGA
- a CDS encoding polyphosphate polymerase domain-containing protein: protein MSGPDGPGFAPVPLEEVLRTAELQTRVDRKYLVPHRAFAEFERGLAAQGEWAELEIDGRRGFAYASVYFDTPDLLGYRQHVQGRRRRFKARTRGYLDSGTASFEVKMEGARSATVKERTAHPVDRLDEFTPEARDFLAAVLHREYGIEPPRDLRPAAVTSYRRRTLVRRSGGARLTLDEGLVFRIGTDTVPVPPGWVLAESKSPGGDTPADRLLRSLGVRPRSISKYCLAVMCLYPGIRGNPWRRTLTDLFGENGAPGPLPRPRLRAPGPAPTTAGRTPLPV, encoded by the coding sequence GTGAGCGGGCCGGACGGCCCCGGGTTCGCCCCGGTCCCGCTGGAGGAGGTGCTGCGCACCGCGGAGCTGCAGACCCGGGTGGACCGCAAGTACCTGGTGCCGCACCGGGCCTTCGCCGAGTTCGAGCGCGGCCTGGCCGCCCAGGGGGAGTGGGCCGAGCTGGAGATCGACGGCCGCCGCGGCTTCGCCTACGCCTCCGTCTACTTCGATACCCCCGACCTGCTCGGCTACCGGCAGCACGTGCAGGGGCGCCGCCGCCGGTTCAAGGCCCGCACCCGCGGATACCTGGACAGCGGCACCGCCTCCTTCGAGGTGAAGATGGAGGGCGCACGCAGCGCCACGGTCAAGGAGCGCACCGCCCACCCGGTCGACCGGCTGGACGAGTTCACCCCCGAGGCGCGCGACTTCCTCGCCGCCGTGCTGCACCGGGAGTACGGCATCGAACCGCCCCGCGACCTGCGGCCCGCAGCGGTGACCTCCTACCGCAGGCGCACCCTGGTGCGCCGCTCCGGCGGGGCCAGGCTCACCCTGGACGAGGGCCTCGTCTTCCGGATCGGCACCGACACGGTCCCGGTGCCGCCCGGCTGGGTCCTGGCCGAGTCGAAGTCGCCGGGCGGCGACACCCCGGCCGACCGGCTGCTCCGCTCGCTGGGCGTCCGCCCCCGGTCGATCAGCAAGTACTGCCTGGCGGTGATGTGCCTGTACCCGGGCATCCGGGGCAACCCGTGGCGGCGCACCCTCACCGACCTGTTCGGCGAGAACGGCGCCCCCGGCCCGCTGCCCCGGCCGCGCCTCCGGGCCCCCGGCCCCGCCCCGACCACGGCGGGGCGGACCCCGCTCCCGGTGTGA
- a CDS encoding PEP/pyruvate-binding domain-containing protein encodes MTDVRKGSDSAATTGPAPVAPLGEFGLDDLEAVGGKAANLGELIRGGFPVPGGFAVTTAAYARVAAHNGIDALVRERLGDLADEGAAAAAAAGIRARFEAAEIPADLRDDVASAYAALGGGPVAVRSSATAEDLPGAAFAGQQDTYLNVIGAHDLLDAVRRCWGSLWTDRAVAYRRRIGIDPAEVRIAVVVQEMAPAEWAGVLFTADPVSGDRERIVVDAGRGLGESVVSGLVTPEHYVLDRHGSVLEHRAGRGEVVVRAAEGGGVLHEEGGPPAEAPPAAALAELARQGSRVAEHYGRPMDVEWALAGGRILLLQARPMTAVPPEPVRLNPFQRKVAPTLLDMFQTRPYPLDATTWTAGIIGLVAGMAHGLAGVRIPPVGAILPEEDGVVTRFVPPAPRPTPATLVRPFQLLARDLRFDAARWTDDPRFASFERELAALAARSPAELDWPGLRALPGRVLALLPRLTALRVDYLPCWFLPMLRLRLTLGLLGRGADTPELLYGARTRTEDANRALEALAERVREDPVLAEAFGRRTPEELAASLGDDPAFTGFAAEFAAFMEEYGHRETTSPLYVSAPTWRDVPATVLGMVKLLASAPSGRDTGRADAALDRVLAHPLMRLPGARRSMRRLVERVRTGVALREDTHFHFTRLIPVLRAALLETGRRLTEEGVLRSPDEVFHLRREELEGIGSLPGLPAEQAAGLRAAVLRRAARREELAGVPMLDLHAAGIARERDGGALAVGTPAGGGTATGPARVILTPDDFGRMRGGDVLVCPYTNPSWTPLFQRAAAVVVDSGGIGSHAAIVAREYGIPAVMGTGDGTRAVADGALITVDGTAGRVFAAEEDGDAPAG; translated from the coding sequence ATGACCGACGTCCGCAAAGGCTCCGATTCCGCCGCGACCACCGGCCCCGCCCCCGTCGCCCCGCTGGGCGAGTTCGGCCTGGACGACCTGGAGGCCGTCGGAGGCAAGGCCGCCAACCTGGGCGAGCTGATCCGCGGCGGGTTCCCGGTGCCCGGCGGGTTCGCCGTCACCACCGCCGCCTACGCCCGCGTCGCCGCGCACAACGGGATCGACGCGCTGGTCCGGGAGCGGCTGGGCGACCTCGCCGACGAGGGCGCCGCGGCGGCCGCCGCGGCCGGGATCCGGGCCCGCTTCGAGGCCGCCGAGATCCCCGCCGACCTGCGCGACGACGTCGCCTCGGCCTACGCGGCGCTCGGCGGCGGCCCGGTGGCCGTGCGGTCCAGCGCCACCGCCGAGGACCTGCCCGGCGCCGCGTTCGCCGGCCAGCAGGACACCTACCTCAACGTCATCGGCGCGCACGACCTGCTGGATGCGGTGCGCCGGTGCTGGGGGTCGCTGTGGACCGACCGGGCCGTCGCCTACCGGCGGCGGATCGGCATCGACCCGGCCGAGGTGCGGATCGCCGTCGTCGTGCAGGAGATGGCGCCCGCCGAGTGGGCCGGGGTGCTGTTCACCGCCGACCCGGTCAGCGGCGACCGGGAGCGGATCGTGGTCGACGCCGGGCGCGGGCTCGGCGAGTCGGTGGTCTCCGGCCTGGTCACACCGGAGCACTACGTGCTGGACCGGCACGGGTCGGTGCTGGAGCACCGGGCCGGGCGGGGCGAGGTGGTGGTGCGCGCCGCCGAGGGCGGCGGCGTGCTGCACGAGGAGGGCGGCCCGCCGGCCGAGGCCCCGCCCGCCGCGGCCCTGGCCGAGCTGGCCCGGCAGGGCTCCCGGGTCGCCGAGCACTACGGCCGGCCGATGGACGTCGAGTGGGCGCTGGCCGGCGGCCGGATCCTGCTGCTGCAGGCCCGGCCGATGACCGCGGTCCCGCCCGAGCCGGTCCGACTCAACCCCTTCCAGCGCAAGGTCGCCCCGACGCTGCTGGACATGTTCCAGACCCGCCCCTACCCGCTGGACGCCACCACCTGGACCGCCGGGATAATCGGCCTGGTCGCGGGGATGGCCCACGGGCTGGCCGGGGTGCGCATCCCGCCGGTCGGGGCGATCCTCCCCGAGGAGGACGGGGTGGTCACCCGGTTCGTCCCGCCGGCGCCGCGCCCCACCCCTGCCACCCTGGTCCGCCCGTTCCAGCTGCTCGCCCGGGACCTCCGGTTCGACGCGGCGCGGTGGACCGACGACCCGCGGTTCGCCTCCTTCGAACGGGAGCTGGCCGCGCTCGCCGCCCGCTCCCCCGCCGAGCTGGACTGGCCCGGGCTGCGCGCGCTGCCCGGCCGGGTACTGGCGCTGCTCCCCCGGCTCACCGCGCTGCGGGTGGACTACCTGCCCTGCTGGTTCCTGCCGATGCTGCGGCTGCGGCTCACCCTGGGGCTGCTGGGGCGCGGGGCCGACACCCCGGAGCTGCTGTACGGGGCGCGCACCCGCACCGAGGACGCCAACCGGGCGCTGGAGGCGCTGGCCGAACGGGTCCGCGAGGACCCCGTCCTGGCCGAGGCCTTCGGCAGGCGCACCCCGGAGGAACTCGCCGCCTCGCTCGGCGACGACCCCGCGTTCACCGGCTTCGCCGCGGAGTTCGCCGCGTTCATGGAGGAGTACGGGCACCGCGAGACCACCAGCCCGCTGTACGTCTCCGCGCCGACCTGGAGGGACGTCCCGGCGACCGTGCTCGGGATGGTGAAGCTGCTCGCCTCCGCCCCGTCCGGGCGCGACACCGGCCGGGCCGACGCGGCACTGGACCGGGTGCTGGCGCATCCGCTGATGCGGCTGCCCGGGGCGCGGCGGAGCATGCGCCGCCTGGTGGAGCGGGTGCGCACCGGGGTGGCGCTGCGCGAGGACACCCACTTCCACTTCACCCGGCTCATCCCGGTGCTGCGCGCCGCGCTGCTGGAGACCGGTCGCCGGCTCACCGAGGAGGGGGTGCTCCGCTCCCCCGACGAGGTGTTCCACCTGCGGCGCGAGGAGCTGGAGGGGATCGGCTCCCTGCCCGGCCTGCCCGCGGAGCAGGCCGCCGGGCTGCGCGCCGCGGTGCTCCGCCGGGCGGCCCGGCGCGAGGAGCTGGCCGGGGTGCCGATGCTGGACCTGCACGCCGCGGGGATCGCCCGGGAGCGGGACGGCGGCGCCCTCGCGGTGGGCACCCCGGCCGGCGGCGGCACCGCCACCGGCCCCGCCCGGGTGATCCTCACCCCGGACGACTTCGGCCGGATGCGCGGCGGCGACGTGCTGGTCTGCCCCTACACCAACCCGTCGTGGACGCCGCTGTTCCAGCGCGCCGCGGCCGTGGTGGTGGACTCCGGAGGCATCGGCTCGCACGCCGCCATCGTCGCCCGGGAGTACGGCATCCCCGCGGTGATGGGGACCGGGGACGGCACCCGGGCGGTGGCCGACGGCGCCCTGATCACGGTGGACGGCACCGCCGGCCGGGTGTTCGCCGCGGAGGAGGACGGCGATGCACCGGCCGGATGA
- a CDS encoding NADP-dependent oxidoreductase has product MTAHTEDTATAHEWQLIARPVGRPAPEDFRFVERDLRPLAEGEVRVRNHYLSVDPYMRGRMDDAESYIPPFELYRAMEGGAIGEVVASRSADLAVGDTVLHNLAWRDVAQGPASAFRRAPQAPGVPESAYLHVLGMTGLTAYVGLLDIAGFKEGDTVFVSGAAGAVGGVVGQIARLKGAARVIGSAGGPAKVDLLTGKYGYDAAFDYKQGDVAGQLAKAAPDGIDVYFDNVGGEHLEAALASFNRDGRAAICGMISGYNSEHPQPAPHNLFEVIKKGLTLRGFTVGFHTHRMRDFAREAGAWLAEGRLVYDETVVDGVENTLEAFLGMMDGANTGKMLVRV; this is encoded by the coding sequence ATGACCGCGCACACCGAGGACACCGCGACCGCACACGAGTGGCAGCTCATCGCCCGCCCGGTCGGCCGGCCCGCGCCCGAGGACTTCCGCTTCGTCGAGCGCGACCTGCGCCCGCTCGCCGAGGGCGAGGTCCGAGTGCGCAACCACTACCTCTCCGTCGACCCCTACATGCGCGGGCGGATGGACGACGCCGAGTCCTACATCCCGCCCTTCGAGCTCTACCGGGCGATGGAGGGCGGCGCGATCGGCGAGGTCGTCGCCTCCCGCTCGGCCGACCTGGCCGTGGGCGACACCGTGCTGCACAACCTCGCCTGGCGGGACGTCGCCCAGGGGCCGGCCTCGGCGTTCCGCCGGGCTCCGCAGGCCCCCGGCGTCCCGGAGTCGGCCTACCTGCACGTCCTGGGCATGACCGGGCTGACCGCCTATGTCGGGCTGCTCGACATCGCCGGGTTCAAGGAGGGCGACACCGTCTTCGTGTCCGGCGCGGCCGGGGCGGTGGGCGGCGTGGTCGGCCAGATCGCCCGGCTGAAGGGCGCGGCCCGGGTCATCGGATCGGCCGGCGGTCCGGCCAAGGTCGACCTGCTCACCGGCAAGTACGGCTACGACGCGGCCTTCGACTACAAGCAGGGCGACGTGGCCGGGCAGTTGGCGAAGGCCGCTCCGGACGGCATCGACGTCTACTTCGACAACGTGGGCGGCGAGCACCTGGAGGCGGCGCTGGCCTCGTTCAACCGGGACGGCCGCGCCGCGATCTGCGGGATGATCTCCGGCTACAACAGCGAGCACCCGCAGCCCGCGCCGCACAACCTCTTCGAGGTGATCAAGAAGGGCCTCACTCTGCGCGGGTTCACCGTCGGCTTCCACACCCACCGGATGCGCGACTTCGCCCGGGAGGCCGGCGCCTGGCTGGCCGAGGGGCGCCTGGTCTACGACGAGACCGTGGTGGACGGGGTGGAGAACACCCTGGAGGCATTCCTCGGCATGATGGACGGCGCCAACACCGGGAAGATGCTGGTCCGCGTCTGA
- a CDS encoding TetR/AcrR family transcriptional regulator, producing the protein MTDRNRTAEEGGGGAEPRAKRRRGEELVAAIHRAALEETAEHGMGRLTMEGIARRAGTAKTSLYRRWSAPEDIVLEALYRVFPVEEPSPGADDLRGDLIAALVLMRDALPEPLLSKVMGSVLDEATRRPELHERLYKEVFDARGGRFTRTVLLHYAEHGRIDPARLTPVVFDIGEALLIKYGVDNLGVPDDDYIAAIVDQAILPAVGYPPGAGPVG; encoded by the coding sequence GTGACCGACCGGAACCGGACGGCGGAAGAGGGCGGCGGAGGCGCCGAGCCGCGCGCCAAGCGGCGGCGCGGGGAGGAGCTGGTCGCCGCGATCCACCGGGCCGCACTGGAGGAGACCGCCGAGCACGGCATGGGGCGGCTGACCATGGAGGGGATCGCGCGCCGGGCCGGCACCGCCAAGACCTCGCTCTACCGGCGCTGGTCCGCCCCGGAGGACATCGTGCTCGAAGCGCTGTACCGGGTCTTCCCGGTCGAGGAGCCCTCACCCGGCGCCGACGACCTGCGCGGCGACCTGATCGCCGCGCTCGTCCTGATGCGCGACGCGCTACCGGAGCCGCTGCTGAGCAAGGTGATGGGCTCCGTGCTGGACGAGGCGACCCGCCGCCCCGAGCTGCACGAGCGGCTGTACAAGGAGGTCTTCGACGCGCGCGGCGGCCGGTTCACCCGCACGGTCCTGCTGCACTACGCCGAGCACGGCCGGATCGACCCGGCCCGACTCACCCCGGTGGTCTTCGACATCGGCGAGGCGCTGCTGATCAAGTACGGCGTGGACAACCTCGGCGTCCCCGATGACGATTACATCGCCGCCATCGTCGACCAGGCGATCCTGCCCGCGGTGGGGTACCCCCCGGGGGCCGGTCCGGTCGGCTGA
- a CDS encoding DUF4956 domain-containing protein: MTPSVLLALTADLAAITVLAYVLYYRRHRRTDLLFAYAALNAGVFAVCVLLMNHRVELAVGFGLFGVLSIIRLRSGEITQREVGYYFIALALGLVNGIGATRPLTAALISAVLLAAMYLADHPRLAGRAERRTMVLDTVHRDDGALRADLERRLGRRVLQVIVNEVDYVRDTMTVDVRFRGAADDRPLRPAAPGAALGALLGGRR; the protein is encoded by the coding sequence GTGACCCCGTCCGTGCTGCTCGCACTCACCGCCGACCTGGCGGCGATCACCGTGCTGGCCTACGTCCTCTACTACCGCAGGCACCGCCGGACCGACCTGCTCTTCGCCTATGCGGCGCTGAACGCCGGGGTCTTCGCGGTCTGCGTGCTGCTGATGAACCACCGGGTGGAGCTGGCGGTCGGCTTCGGGCTGTTCGGAGTGCTCTCCATCATCCGGCTGCGCTCCGGGGAGATCACCCAGCGCGAGGTGGGCTACTACTTCATCGCCCTGGCGCTCGGCCTGGTCAACGGGATCGGCGCGACGCGGCCGCTGACCGCGGCGCTGATCAGTGCGGTGCTGCTCGCGGCGATGTACCTGGCCGACCACCCCCGGCTGGCCGGGCGCGCGGAGCGCCGCACCATGGTGCTGGACACGGTGCACCGCGACGACGGGGCGCTCCGCGCCGACCTGGAGCGCCGGCTGGGCCGCCGGGTGCTCCAGGTGATCGTCAACGAGGTCGACTACGTCCGCGACACGATGACCGTGGACGTGCGGTTCCGTGGTGCCGCCGACGACCGCCCGCTCCGCCCCGCCGCCCCCGGTGCGGCGCTCGGCGCCCTCCTCGGGGGCCGGCGGTGA
- a CDS encoding MFS transporter: protein MAGSRVPHRGAERAAEGVRVERALPGLLIAMLLGALDQTAMAPALPAVAGDLGGLDLMPAVITAYLVAATAVMPLYGRLGDRYGRVPLLHAAIVLFTLGALVCMAAPSMGWLIAGRIVQGMGGGGLMIGAQATLGEIVSPRERGRYLGAIGAAYAVAAVGGPLLGGLIVDALSWRWIFALYPPLGVLAAALVAATLRLPRPAPAAGRPPVDAAGTLALASAVVGLALLGGAPGWGSDLPGWFVPTAAALLVLGAAGWAAASRIAADPVLPPRLFGDRAIAASAAIAFLIGFTLFGTVGFTPAFLQIALEMPAAAAGMLVTALMAGVLVTTVLSGRLITRTGRYRGYPVAGTAVATMGLLLLSRLDAGSSPLLAAALLALLGLGIGLVMQVTVLVAQNSAAHADLGSATAAVTFLRQVGASAGVAVFGALLNLRFAALLPGPVAERAGGAAGLSPESLAALAPGDRAAVAAAFGDALPPLFGWAAPLMALAFLCSLAVPARPLRDTAHAGAAAPEAPGESR from the coding sequence ATGGCAGGGAGCCGGGTTCCGCACCGCGGCGCCGAACGCGCCGCCGAGGGCGTGCGCGTCGAACGCGCGCTGCCCGGTCTGCTCATCGCGATGCTGCTCGGCGCCCTGGACCAGACCGCCATGGCCCCGGCGCTGCCCGCCGTCGCCGGCGACCTCGGCGGGCTCGACCTGATGCCCGCGGTGATCACCGCCTACCTGGTCGCCGCCACCGCCGTGATGCCGCTCTACGGCAGGCTCGGCGACCGCTACGGCCGGGTTCCGCTGCTGCACGCGGCGATCGTCCTGTTCACCCTGGGCGCCCTGGTGTGCATGGCCGCCCCGTCGATGGGCTGGCTGATCGCCGGCCGGATCGTGCAGGGCATGGGCGGCGGCGGGCTGATGATCGGCGCCCAGGCCACCCTCGGCGAGATCGTCAGCCCCCGCGAGCGCGGCCGCTACCTGGGCGCGATCGGCGCCGCCTACGCGGTCGCCGCGGTCGGCGGCCCGCTGCTCGGCGGCCTGATCGTGGACGCGCTGTCCTGGCGGTGGATCTTCGCGCTCTACCCGCCGCTGGGCGTGCTGGCCGCGGCGCTGGTCGCGGCCACGCTGCGGCTGCCCCGCCCGGCCCCCGCCGCCGGGCGGCCGCCGGTGGACGCCGCCGGCACACTGGCCCTGGCCTCGGCCGTGGTGGGGTTGGCCCTGCTGGGCGGCGCCCCCGGCTGGGGTTCGGACCTGCCCGGCTGGTTCGTCCCCACCGCGGCCGCCCTGCTCGTGCTCGGCGCGGCGGGGTGGGCGGCCGCCTCGCGGATCGCCGCCGACCCGGTGCTGCCGCCCCGCCTGTTCGGCGACCGCGCCATCGCGGCCTCCGCGGCGATCGCCTTCCTGATCGGCTTCACCCTGTTCGGCACGGTCGGCTTCACCCCCGCATTCCTGCAGATCGCGCTGGAGATGCCGGCGGCCGCCGCCGGGATGCTGGTCACCGCGCTGATGGCGGGGGTGCTGGTGACCACCGTGCTGTCCGGCCGGCTCATCACCCGCACCGGGCGCTACCGCGGCTACCCGGTGGCCGGGACCGCCGTCGCCACCATGGGGCTCCTGCTGCTGTCCCGGCTGGACGCCGGCTCCTCCCCGCTGCTGGCCGCGGCGCTGCTCGCCCTGCTCGGCCTGGGCATCGGGCTGGTGATGCAGGTGACGGTGCTGGTCGCGCAGAACTCCGCGGCCCATGCCGACCTGGGCAGCGCCACCGCGGCGGTCACCTTCCTGCGCCAGGTCGGCGCCTCCGCCGGGGTCGCGGTCTTCGGCGCCCTGCTCAATCTGCGCTTCGCCGCGCTGCTGCCGGGCCCGGTGGCCGAGCGGGCGGGCGGTGCGGCGGGGCTCTCCCCGGAGTCGCTGGCCGCGCTGGCCCCGGGCGACCGCGCCGCCGTCGCCGCGGCCTTCGGCGACGCCCTTCCACCGCTGTTCGGCTGGGCCGCCCCGCTGATGGCCCTGGCGTTCCTGTGCTCCCTCGCCGTCCCGGCGCGCCCGCTCCGCGACACCGCGCACGCCGGCGCCGCCGCCCCCGAGGCCCCCGGGGAGTCCCGATGA
- a CDS encoding TetR/AcrR family transcriptional regulator: MADDAPTIENGAPPAEAGGAPGGSGTPGKRSRRRGEALNTAIFEAVLAELAEVGYARLTMERVAERAKAGKASLYRRWPNRGRLVMDAVYHLMPSPERPADTGSFRGDLLELLRSTSRLLDGPAGEALRGLLSEVLVSPEHGAEIRAVSRGTGVATMRTLAERAAARGEIDPAAITERRLEAGQAMMRHHFLFHGSPVSEAVITGIVDEVVLPLFAAPPPAGGETAD; the protein is encoded by the coding sequence GTGGCCGACGACGCCCCGACGATCGAGAACGGCGCCCCGCCCGCGGAGGCGGGCGGCGCCCCCGGCGGCTCCGGTACCCCTGGCAAGCGGTCGCGGCGCCGCGGCGAGGCGCTCAACACCGCGATATTCGAGGCGGTCCTGGCCGAGCTGGCCGAGGTCGGCTACGCCCGGCTGACCATGGAGCGGGTCGCCGAGCGGGCCAAGGCCGGAAAGGCCTCGCTCTACCGGCGCTGGCCCAACCGGGGACGGCTGGTCATGGACGCCGTCTACCACCTGATGCCCTCCCCCGAGCGGCCGGCGGACACCGGGTCGTTCCGGGGCGATCTGCTGGAGCTGCTCCGCTCCACCTCACGGCTGCTGGACGGCCCCGCCGGCGAGGCGCTGCGCGGCCTGCTCTCCGAGGTCCTCGTCTCGCCCGAGCACGGGGCGGAGATCCGCGCGGTCTCCCGCGGGACCGGGGTGGCGACCATGCGCACCCTGGCCGAGCGCGCCGCGGCGCGCGGTGAGATCGACCCCGCCGCGATCACCGAGCGCCGCCTGGAGGCCGGCCAGGCGATGATGCGCCACCACTTCCTCTTCCACGGCTCGCCGGTCTCCGAGGCGGTGATCACCGGGATCGTGGACGAGGTGGTACTGCCGCTCTTCGCGGCCCCGCCGCCCGCGGGCGGGGAGACCGCCGACTGA
- a CDS encoding MarR family winged helix-turn-helix transcriptional regulator — protein MQEWLRPWEDGFVPSFWSAKNAMLQAAGAAFERHGVREGQQFVLMCLWREDGLSPGEIAGRLGLATPTVTRTVTRMEGSGLVERHPHPTDARLVSVRLTERGRGLRTALDAEMNALSERALQGFGEEERRAFTRMLDALTANLRAGR, from the coding sequence ATGCAGGAGTGGCTGCGACCCTGGGAGGACGGCTTCGTCCCGTCGTTCTGGTCCGCGAAGAACGCGATGCTGCAGGCCGCCGGGGCCGCGTTCGAGCGGCACGGCGTGCGGGAGGGGCAGCAGTTCGTGCTGATGTGCCTGTGGCGGGAGGACGGCCTCTCCCCCGGCGAGATCGCCGGCCGGCTCGGCCTGGCCACCCCCACCGTCACCCGGACGGTCACCCGCATGGAGGGCTCCGGCCTGGTCGAGCGGCACCCGCACCCCACCGACGCCCGCCTGGTCAGCGTCCGCCTCACCGAGCGCGGACGGGGGCTGCGCACCGCCCTGGACGCGGAGATGAACGCGCTCTCCGAGCGGGCGCTGCAGGGGTTCGGCGAGGAGGAGCGGCGCGCCTTCACCCGGATGCTCGACGCCCTCACCGCCAACCTGCGAGCGGGGCGGTGA
- a CDS encoding LCP family protein, giving the protein MARSRRGRRRGLLALGFTGCCALLVAVLLAALAWRLDTYDRNIERLGGAVPEEQGRPDDDPGENWLLIGSDMRGDSTPGRWRSGEAHADVIMLLHVPEEEDRAYVVAIPRDSWVEIPGHGRDKIAEALGLGGPRLLTEAVEEMSGVRVDHFAAVDFAGFEEMTDALGGVTIDLPHDVYDQTNGWYWEAGENHMDGAEALRFVRERKGLGGSDTDRIKRQQVFLRAMAEKAAGEEIRGDPRRLDAFLLAASGAVAVDEDTTMDMMRALAVRLVGIGAENTAFMSLPVQETGWEGERNVVYLDEEVADGVFERIRDGGLADYMDERELEHEADRIEVDPSMGG; this is encoded by the coding sequence ATGGCTCGATCGCGACGCGGGCGGAGGCGGGGGCTCCTCGCCCTGGGGTTCACCGGATGCTGCGCGCTGCTCGTCGCGGTCCTCCTGGCGGCGCTGGCCTGGCGGCTGGACACCTACGACCGCAACATCGAGCGGCTCGGCGGCGCGGTCCCCGAGGAGCAGGGCCGGCCCGACGACGACCCCGGGGAGAACTGGCTGCTCATCGGCTCCGACATGCGCGGCGACAGCACCCCGGGCCGGTGGCGGTCGGGTGAGGCGCACGCCGACGTCATCATGCTGCTGCACGTCCCCGAGGAGGAGGACCGCGCCTACGTCGTCGCGATCCCCCGCGACTCCTGGGTGGAGATCCCCGGCCACGGCCGGGACAAGATCGCCGAGGCGCTGGGGCTGGGCGGGCCGAGGCTGCTCACCGAGGCGGTGGAGGAGATGAGCGGGGTGCGGGTGGACCACTTCGCCGCCGTCGACTTCGCCGGCTTCGAGGAGATGACCGACGCGCTCGGCGGCGTGACCATCGATCTGCCGCACGACGTCTACGACCAGACCAACGGCTGGTACTGGGAGGCCGGCGAGAACCACATGGACGGTGCGGAGGCGCTGCGCTTCGTCCGCGAGCGCAAGGGGCTGGGCGGCAGCGACACCGACCGGATCAAGCGCCAGCAGGTCTTCCTGCGCGCCATGGCGGAGAAGGCCGCGGGCGAGGAGATCCGCGGCGACCCGCGCCGGCTGGACGCGTTCCTGCTGGCGGCCAGCGGGGCGGTCGCGGTCGACGAGGACACCACCATGGACATGATGCGCGCGCTGGCGGTCCGCCTGGTCGGCATCGGAGCGGAGAACACCGCGTTCATGAGCCTGCCGGTGCAGGAGACCGGTTGGGAGGGCGAGCGCAACGTGGTCTACCTGGACGAAGAGGTGGCCGACGGCGTCTTCGAGCGGATCCGCGACGGCGGCCTGGCCGACTACATGGACGAACGCGAGCTGGAGCACGAGGCGGACCGGATCGAGGTCGACCCCTCGATGGGCGGCTGA